The Nocardia sp. XZ_19_385 genome contains a region encoding:
- a CDS encoding MerR family transcriptional regulator: MSTEPGDADPQQLTEYTVGAAAQRLGIPVDTLRSWNRRYGIGPRQQNPGRHRLYTLHDIAVVTRMLELVRSGASPASAARAAQAMREPDPAPGDVEAVVAAAESMSVARLSSLLSAHLTQEGVVATWNQLCRPAFDRIVQQQRAGAGYIEVEHLLSWAVTTSLHRAVPTLTPADRHRGAVLACTDGEQHVLPLEVLRAALAERGCPALLLGASVPSAALADALVRRRHPAPVVLWSQSAATASMRPIQTAEPLAAVVLLAGPGWSRRTEFAEQRHLGSLEEALEVLVQ; the protein is encoded by the coding sequence ATGAGCACCGAGCCGGGCGACGCCGACCCGCAGCAGTTGACCGAGTACACCGTGGGAGCGGCGGCACAGCGGCTGGGTATTCCGGTAGACACGCTGCGCAGCTGGAACCGGCGCTACGGCATCGGTCCCCGGCAGCAGAATCCAGGCCGGCACCGCCTCTACACGCTGCACGACATCGCCGTGGTCACCCGCATGCTGGAACTGGTCCGATCGGGTGCGAGCCCCGCCAGCGCCGCGCGCGCCGCGCAGGCGATGCGCGAGCCCGACCCGGCGCCGGGCGATGTCGAGGCCGTGGTCGCCGCCGCCGAGTCGATGAGCGTGGCCCGGCTGTCGAGCCTGCTGTCCGCACATCTAACCCAAGAGGGCGTGGTCGCCACCTGGAATCAGCTGTGCCGCCCCGCATTCGATCGGATCGTGCAGCAGCAGCGCGCCGGTGCGGGTTACATCGAGGTCGAGCACCTGCTGTCCTGGGCGGTGACGACGAGCTTGCACCGCGCCGTGCCGACCCTGACACCCGCCGACAGACACCGCGGCGCCGTGCTGGCCTGCACCGACGGTGAACAACATGTTCTGCCACTGGAAGTGTTGCGCGCCGCCCTGGCCGAACGTGGTTGCCCCGCACTGCTGCTCGGCGCTTCGGTGCCCAGCGCGGCCTTGGCCGACGCGCTGGTCCGGCGTCGCCACCCCGCCCCCGTGGTGCTGTGGTCACAATCGGCGGCCACCGCGTCGATGCGACCCATCCAGACAGCCGAACCCCTTGCCGCCGTCGTACTGCTCGCCGGACCAGGCTGGAGTCGGCGCACCGAGTTTGCCGAGCAGCGGCATCTCGGCTCGCTCGAGGAGGCTCTAGAAGTACTCGTGCAATGA